A section of the Nocardioides oleivorans genome encodes:
- the menC gene encoding o-succinylbenzoate synthase yields the protein MKVTGVELRRIAMPLVAPFRTSFGTETARDVLLVRVVAEDAEGWGECVAMSAPLYSSEYVDGAVDVMRRYLLPRLLTGEPLAAHEVAPRLEPVKGHRMAKAALETGVLDAELRGEGRSFGRELGAVHDRVPCGVSVGIMDSVPELLDAVDGYLAEGYLRIKLKIEPGWDVEPVRAVRERFGDDVLLQVDANTAYTLGDAPHLARLDPFDLLLIEQPLDEEDLLGHVDLARLIRTPVCLDESITSARDAAAAIRLGACRIVNVKPGRVGGYLEARRIHDVCAAAGVPVWCGGMLETGLGRAANVALAALPGFTLPGDTSASGRYFATDITEPFVLDQGHLAVPTGPGLGVTPDPDRLEAVTTWSEWFPG from the coding sequence ATGAAGGTCACCGGAGTCGAGCTCCGCCGCATCGCGATGCCACTGGTGGCGCCGTTCCGCACGTCGTTCGGGACCGAGACCGCCCGCGACGTGCTGCTCGTGCGCGTGGTGGCGGAGGACGCGGAGGGATGGGGGGAGTGCGTGGCCATGTCCGCGCCGCTCTACTCCAGCGAGTACGTCGACGGAGCGGTGGACGTGATGCGTCGCTACCTGCTGCCCCGGCTGCTCACGGGCGAGCCGCTCGCCGCGCACGAGGTCGCACCCCGGCTGGAGCCGGTCAAGGGGCACCGGATGGCCAAGGCAGCGCTGGAGACGGGCGTCCTCGACGCGGAGCTGCGCGGCGAGGGACGCTCGTTCGGCCGCGAGCTCGGCGCGGTGCACGACCGGGTCCCGTGCGGCGTCTCGGTGGGGATCATGGACTCGGTGCCCGAGCTCCTCGACGCCGTGGACGGCTACCTCGCCGAGGGCTACCTGCGGATCAAGCTCAAGATCGAGCCCGGCTGGGACGTCGAGCCCGTGCGCGCCGTGCGCGAGCGGTTCGGTGACGACGTGCTGCTCCAGGTGGACGCCAACACGGCGTACACCTTGGGCGACGCGCCGCACCTGGCCCGGCTCGACCCGTTCGACCTCCTGCTCATCGAGCAGCCCCTGGACGAGGAGGACCTGCTCGGCCACGTCGACCTCGCCCGGCTGATCCGCACCCCCGTGTGCCTGGACGAGTCGATCACCTCCGCCCGCGACGCGGCGGCGGCGATCCGGCTCGGGGCCTGCCGCATCGTCAACGTCAAGCCCGGACGGGTCGGTGGCTACCTCGAGGCGCGGCGGATCCACGACGTGTGCGCGGCCGCCGGTGTGCCGGTGTGGTGCGGCGGGATGCTCGAGACCGGGCTGGGGCGGGCGGCCAACGTCGCGCTCGCAGCGCTGCCCGGCTTCACGTTGCCGGGGGACACCTCCGCGTCGGGCCGCTACTTCGCCACCGACATCACCGAGCCGTTCGTGCTCGACCAGGGCCACCTCGCAGTGCCCACGGGCCCCGGGCTCGGGGTGACCCCGGACCCCGACCGGCTGGAGGCCGTGACGACGTGGAGCGAGTGGTTCCCCGGGTGA